A window of the Cuculus canorus isolate bCucCan1 chromosome 3, bCucCan1.pri, whole genome shotgun sequence genome harbors these coding sequences:
- the PPP1R21 gene encoding protein phosphatase 1 regulatory subunit 21 isoform X2, which translates to MAAAAELQAKYQKLAQEYSKLRAQNQVLKKGVVDEQANSASLKEQLKMKDQSLRKMQQEMDSLTFRNQQLAKRVELLQDELALSEAKGKKNKKSAESSSQLSQEQKSVFNEDLQKKIEENERLHILFFEADEQHKRLEAELRTKLEILEMDAAQHQAVVDSLTRKYTDTVEKLQNDKAKLEIKSQTLEREAKDCRLRTEECQQQLKNLQAALGSRLEESLCIINEKVPFNDTRSSRYNALNVPLHNRRYQLKLRDLAGQALAFVQELVTALLNFHTYTEQKVQIFPVDSATDTITPLNQKFSQYLHENASYVRPLEEGMLHVFESITEDTVTVLETAVKLKAFSEHLASYLGFLRKILPYQLKSLEEECESSLCTAALRARNMELHRDMKRLTAVFEKLHTYVSLLVLPSTKPEGLLRTNYNLVFTNIATSLHGFHDILKDISKHYSQKATLEQDVPTATQKLITTNDCILSSLVALTNGAGKIASFFSNNLDHFTTSLSYGPKGEAEFISPLSAECMLQYKKKAVAYMKSLRKPCADSVPYEEALANRRVLLSSTESREGLAQQVQQSLEKIAKLEQEKEHWMLEAQLAKIKLEKENQRLKHSLSGHLTETIQEHSALPNVAEQKENAERSPREPMKSTSLIGMLTVTADNEKAPDVESREDLIKTHYMARIAELTSHLQLADSKSVHFHAECRALVKRLSLAEKSKESLTEELKLAGQNISRLQDELMTTKRSYEDQLSMMSDHLCSMNETLTKQREEIDTLKMASKGNSKKNKNR; encoded by the exons ATGGCGGCGGCCGCTGAGCTGCAGGCCAAGTACCAGAAGCTGGCGCAGGAGTACTCCAAG cttcgAGCTCAGAACCAAGTACTGAAAAAAGGGGTTGTAGATGAGCAAGCGAACTCGGCATCTCTGAAG GAGCAACTGAAGATGAAGGATCAATCTCTGagaaaaatgcaacaagaaATGGACAGCTTGACCTTTCGAAATCAGCAGCTTGCCAAGCGGGTGGAGTTACTTCAGGATGAACTTGCCTTGAGTGAAGCGAAGGGCAAGAAGAACAAG aAAAGTGCTGAGTCCTCATCTCAGTTGAGTCAAGAGCAGAAAAGTGTCTTCAATGAAGATCTGCAGAAGAAGATAGAAGAGAATGAACGACTGCATATACTT ttctttGAAGCAGATGAGCAGCACAAACGTTTAGAAGCGGAGCTGAGAACTAAACTTGAGATTTTGGAAATGGATGCTGCCCAGCATCAGGCTGTGGTGGACAGTTTAACACGGAAATACACGGACACTGTAGAAAAGCTGCAGAATGATAAAGCCAAATTGGAA ATCAAGTCTCAGACACTAGAAAGAGAAGCTAAGGACTGTAGGCTTCGAACCGAGGAATG CCAACAACAATTAAAGAACCTTCAAGCAGCTTTGGGCAGTAGACTGGAAGAATCTCTATGCATAATCAATGAAAAAGTTCCTTTTAATGACACAA GATCTAGTAGATACAATGCTCTGAATGTACCCTTACACAACAGGCGATATCAG CTGAAGTTGCGAGACCTCGCTGGCCAGGCACTGGCTTTTGTTCAAGAACTTGTAACAGCTCTCTTGAACTTCCATACGTACACTGAGCAGAAGGTACAGATCTTTCCAGTTGACTCTGCCACAGACACTATAACACCGCTAAATCAGAAG TTCTCACAGTACCTTCATGAAAATGCTTCCTATGTCCGCCCTCTGGAGGAAGGAATGCTCCACGTGTTTGAGAGCATCACAGAAGATACTGTGACAGTCCTG gaaACAGCTGTGAAATTGAAAGCCTTCTCAGAACATTTAGCTTCCTACTTAGGCTTTTTAAGAAAGATTCTTCCTTATCAGTTAAAAAG TTTGGAAGAAGAGTGTGAGTCTTCTCTTTGCACAGCTGCTTTGAGAGCTAGAAATATGGAGCTGCACAGAGACATGAAAAGGTTGACTGCAGTCTTTGAGAAGTTACACACCTATGTTAGTCTGCTTGTGCTACCAA GTACAAAACCTGAAGGACTTCTTAGGACAAATTACAACTTGGTGTTTACAAACATTGCTACCAGTCTTCATGGatttcatgacattttaaaag acATTTCCAAGCATTACAGCCAGAAAGCTACTTTAGAACAAGATGTTCCAACTGCCACACAGAAACTCATAACTACAAATGACTGTATTTTATCGTCTCTCGTGGCTTTAACAAATGGAGCAGGCAAG ATTGCCTCATTCTTCAGCAACAACTTGGATCACTTCACTACTTCGTTGAGCTACGGCCCTAAAGGAGAAGCAGAGTTCATcagccctctttcagctgagtGTATGCTGCAGTACAAGAAGAAGGCAGTTGCCTACATGAAGTCTTTGAGGAAG CCTTGTGCAGATTCAGTGCCTTATGAAGAGGCTCTGGCCAATCGCAGAGTTCTTCTGAGTTCCACAGAAAGTCGAGAAGGTCTCGCACAACAG GTCCAGCAGAGTTTGGAGAAAATTGCAAAACTCGAACAAGAAAAAGAGCACTGGATGTTGGAGGCCCAGCTGGCTAAAAtaaagctggagaaagaaaaccaaagactGAAGCACTCTCTTAGCGGACATTTAACTGAGACGATACAAGAGCATTCTGCTTTGCCAAATGTAgctgaacaaaaggaaaatgcagaaagaagtcCGAGGGAACCTATGAAAAGTACTAGTCTG ATTGGAATGTTGACTGTGACTGCTGATAATGAAAAG GCTCCAGATGTTGAGTCTCGTGAAGACCTGATCAAAACCCATTACATGGCAAGGATTGCAGAACTTACATCTCACCTGCAGCTTGCTGACAGCAAGTCGGTGCACTTCCATGCTGAG TGTCGAGCACTTGTGAAAAGGCTGTCATTAGCAGAGAAGTCCAAGGAATCGCTCACGGAAGAGTTGAAACTAGCTGGTCAAAACATCAGCAGATTACAG gaTGAATTGATGACAACAAAGAGAAGTTATGAGGATCAGCTAAGTATGATGAGTGACCACCTCTGCAGTATGAATGAAACCTTAACgaagcaaagggaagaaatcGATACGCTGAAGATGGCGAGTAAG GGAAattctaagaaaaacaaaaaccgGTAG
- the PPP1R21 gene encoding protein phosphatase 1 regulatory subunit 21 isoform X1, with the protein MTEPVPSVFHCCKDVSCIGSCARKKLRAQNQVLKKGVVDEQANSASLKEQLKMKDQSLRKMQQEMDSLTFRNQQLAKRVELLQDELALSEAKGKKNKKSAESSSQLSQEQKSVFNEDLQKKIEENERLHILFFEADEQHKRLEAELRTKLEILEMDAAQHQAVVDSLTRKYTDTVEKLQNDKAKLEIKSQTLEREAKDCRLRTEECQQQLKNLQAALGSRLEESLCIINEKVPFNDTRSSRYNALNVPLHNRRYQLKLRDLAGQALAFVQELVTALLNFHTYTEQKVQIFPVDSATDTITPLNQKFSQYLHENASYVRPLEEGMLHVFESITEDTVTVLETAVKLKAFSEHLASYLGFLRKILPYQLKSLEEECESSLCTAALRARNMELHRDMKRLTAVFEKLHTYVSLLVLPSTKPEGLLRTNYNLVFTNIATSLHGFHDILKDISKHYSQKATLEQDVPTATQKLITTNDCILSSLVALTNGAGKIASFFSNNLDHFTTSLSYGPKGEAEFISPLSAECMLQYKKKAVAYMKSLRKPCADSVPYEEALANRRVLLSSTESREGLAQQVQQSLEKIAKLEQEKEHWMLEAQLAKIKLEKENQRLKHSLSGHLTETIQEHSALPNVAEQKENAERSPREPMKSTSLIGMLTVTADNEKAPDVESREDLIKTHYMARIAELTSHLQLADSKSVHFHAECRALVKRLSLAEKSKESLTEELKLAGQNISRLQDELMTTKRSYEDQLSMMSDHLCSMNETLTKQREEIDTLKMASKGNSKKNKNR; encoded by the exons ATGACCGAGCCGGttccttctgtgtttcattGCTGCAAGGATGTGTCCTGCATTGGTAGCTGTGCCAGAAAAAAG cttcgAGCTCAGAACCAAGTACTGAAAAAAGGGGTTGTAGATGAGCAAGCGAACTCGGCATCTCTGAAG GAGCAACTGAAGATGAAGGATCAATCTCTGagaaaaatgcaacaagaaATGGACAGCTTGACCTTTCGAAATCAGCAGCTTGCCAAGCGGGTGGAGTTACTTCAGGATGAACTTGCCTTGAGTGAAGCGAAGGGCAAGAAGAACAAG aAAAGTGCTGAGTCCTCATCTCAGTTGAGTCAAGAGCAGAAAAGTGTCTTCAATGAAGATCTGCAGAAGAAGATAGAAGAGAATGAACGACTGCATATACTT ttctttGAAGCAGATGAGCAGCACAAACGTTTAGAAGCGGAGCTGAGAACTAAACTTGAGATTTTGGAAATGGATGCTGCCCAGCATCAGGCTGTGGTGGACAGTTTAACACGGAAATACACGGACACTGTAGAAAAGCTGCAGAATGATAAAGCCAAATTGGAA ATCAAGTCTCAGACACTAGAAAGAGAAGCTAAGGACTGTAGGCTTCGAACCGAGGAATG CCAACAACAATTAAAGAACCTTCAAGCAGCTTTGGGCAGTAGACTGGAAGAATCTCTATGCATAATCAATGAAAAAGTTCCTTTTAATGACACAA GATCTAGTAGATACAATGCTCTGAATGTACCCTTACACAACAGGCGATATCAG CTGAAGTTGCGAGACCTCGCTGGCCAGGCACTGGCTTTTGTTCAAGAACTTGTAACAGCTCTCTTGAACTTCCATACGTACACTGAGCAGAAGGTACAGATCTTTCCAGTTGACTCTGCCACAGACACTATAACACCGCTAAATCAGAAG TTCTCACAGTACCTTCATGAAAATGCTTCCTATGTCCGCCCTCTGGAGGAAGGAATGCTCCACGTGTTTGAGAGCATCACAGAAGATACTGTGACAGTCCTG gaaACAGCTGTGAAATTGAAAGCCTTCTCAGAACATTTAGCTTCCTACTTAGGCTTTTTAAGAAAGATTCTTCCTTATCAGTTAAAAAG TTTGGAAGAAGAGTGTGAGTCTTCTCTTTGCACAGCTGCTTTGAGAGCTAGAAATATGGAGCTGCACAGAGACATGAAAAGGTTGACTGCAGTCTTTGAGAAGTTACACACCTATGTTAGTCTGCTTGTGCTACCAA GTACAAAACCTGAAGGACTTCTTAGGACAAATTACAACTTGGTGTTTACAAACATTGCTACCAGTCTTCATGGatttcatgacattttaaaag acATTTCCAAGCATTACAGCCAGAAAGCTACTTTAGAACAAGATGTTCCAACTGCCACACAGAAACTCATAACTACAAATGACTGTATTTTATCGTCTCTCGTGGCTTTAACAAATGGAGCAGGCAAG ATTGCCTCATTCTTCAGCAACAACTTGGATCACTTCACTACTTCGTTGAGCTACGGCCCTAAAGGAGAAGCAGAGTTCATcagccctctttcagctgagtGTATGCTGCAGTACAAGAAGAAGGCAGTTGCCTACATGAAGTCTTTGAGGAAG CCTTGTGCAGATTCAGTGCCTTATGAAGAGGCTCTGGCCAATCGCAGAGTTCTTCTGAGTTCCACAGAAAGTCGAGAAGGTCTCGCACAACAG GTCCAGCAGAGTTTGGAGAAAATTGCAAAACTCGAACAAGAAAAAGAGCACTGGATGTTGGAGGCCCAGCTGGCTAAAAtaaagctggagaaagaaaaccaaagactGAAGCACTCTCTTAGCGGACATTTAACTGAGACGATACAAGAGCATTCTGCTTTGCCAAATGTAgctgaacaaaaggaaaatgcagaaagaagtcCGAGGGAACCTATGAAAAGTACTAGTCTG ATTGGAATGTTGACTGTGACTGCTGATAATGAAAAG GCTCCAGATGTTGAGTCTCGTGAAGACCTGATCAAAACCCATTACATGGCAAGGATTGCAGAACTTACATCTCACCTGCAGCTTGCTGACAGCAAGTCGGTGCACTTCCATGCTGAG TGTCGAGCACTTGTGAAAAGGCTGTCATTAGCAGAGAAGTCCAAGGAATCGCTCACGGAAGAGTTGAAACTAGCTGGTCAAAACATCAGCAGATTACAG gaTGAATTGATGACAACAAAGAGAAGTTATGAGGATCAGCTAAGTATGATGAGTGACCACCTCTGCAGTATGAATGAAACCTTAACgaagcaaagggaagaaatcGATACGCTGAAGATGGCGAGTAAG GGAAattctaagaaaaacaaaaaccgGTAG